One Carettochelys insculpta isolate YL-2023 chromosome 1, ASM3395843v1, whole genome shotgun sequence genomic window, GATGAGTTAAAGAGTCAATAGCCTCTTGGATTCTGAAGTGAGCAAGATCTCCAGAGAGGGTCATTTGTTTCTACTTAGAAATTAAAATGGTGCAGTTGTCAATAGAATGACACATTCATAATTAACTATTACATCTGTGATTGTGGTACATCCTCCTTTGCTGCAGACTAGGGCACAGAACACCATTTCTATGCAGTAAACCCAGAGGCATGGAGTGGCCAGGAAACTGAGGCTATACACTAGTTAGAAACAGGCAAAGTTCACATATATCCCCATTTTCTATACATAAAAGTAAAAGAAAGTGAAAATCTGAAGGCAGAAATAACACCCATTTTAGCATATTCTTTGAATTAAATTAAGGTATACATTACATTAGCCCTTCTTatacatgcttttgaaaatggctgTGCATATGGGGTAGAAGAAATGGAGAAAGATAAGACTGAAAAATAAATTGGTCACATTTTACTCCTGattgaaaatttttaaaaaatcaaaggaGCATATTCAAAAGAAATAGTTCATGAATATGAAACACcttttctggaagatcccccCAAACTTAAAATACAATGACAAATAAAAAGCACATGGTGAAAGTGGTTCTTATTTTCAAGAGTTCAGAGTGACCAGTATTGATAGAAATGTTGGGATTCCAATTTTACAATAATTAGGTAAGACTTGGTAATGTATATAAATAGTAATTCTCAGGGAATATGAAAGAAGTAAATCTCTCTGTATATGTTTTAGCTCTAAAATTTCTGAATTTGAAAAGGAGCAGTTTAGCGACCATGGCTGAGGAAGAAGGGAAGATTTGATCTCCCGCTCTTTTCTGTTACGTGAGCTGAAACATAACGTGGCCAATAGAAGAAAGGACAACACAATTGTCCCGCCTCTTTACAGTTTTTAAATAGGTCGTACAGAGCGTATTTAGGCTAATAAGCTGATCGTTCAGTTGATTTCTATTTGCTTGCTTTGTGTGTGTTCAAATCATGTCTGGACGTGGTAAAGGTGGCAAAGGACTTGGAAAGGGAGGTGCTAAACGTCATCGGAAAGTGCTTCGTGATAATATTCATGGTATTACAAAGCCAGCTATTCGCCGGCTGGCGCGCCGTGGTAGCGTGAAGCGTATTTCAGGACTAATTTATGAAGAAACTCGTGGTGTGTTGAAGGTATTTCTGGAGAACGTGATCTGTGATTCTGTCACGTATACCGAACATGCTAAATGTAAAACGGTGACTGCCATGGACCTGGTCTATGCTTTGAAACGCCAGGGTCGTACTCTGTATGGTTTCGGTGgctaaggctttttttttcttcccaagtCTAATAACGGCTCTTTTCAGAGCCACCTACGTTTTCGCAGTGAGAGCTGTATCAGCCTAACAAAAGCGGGAAGAAAAATGCCCAGCTAGGGAAAATAGGTGGTATACGTGTGATCtgagcaacaaaattattagataAAGAATGTCCAGGCTCCCATGTTTCAGTGCTAATTCACGTACTGGTGCGGTGCGTTATCATGAAGGTCTGAAAACACGTAAAACAGGGGCTTTCGCCTGCTTCCTTAAAGACTGGTTAGGCTACTACACTTTGCGTTAGTTAATATTGTCtagaaaatggaaataataacTTTAATATATTTCATTAACAAGTACTTGGTGCAGCACTATGCAGATGATGCTGTATGCTTAGATGCGATCTGGCCAGTTCCCCTGGCAGTCACAGGGGTTCAAGAAATTGGATTTACAGGGAATAGAGTGGAGTTTAGAAAGCAGCGCTATGCATGTATTTAAAAATCATATCACTCGCTAATGTGCTTTTTGAGCTGTTGCATTAAATTTATTTGGAGGATACCCTATGTAAAATAGTTAAAGGGGATCAGTGAGAGAACCAATCATTCCCTCCGTATAAACGCTGTCGTTAGGGGACATTATTGGAATAGTCATCAAATTACTGAGTAAAGGTACATTGCCCTACCTGTACAAGAAGAGTGGATGAAGACAGCGGGAGAAAATGGTGGTGGTTTAAAAAGCAAAAGTCTGTTCTCCCGGCGGGGAGTTAAAAGCTCTTTTCTGGTAATGTGGAAGGCCCGTGCTGAATTCAACGGATTACAACCCTTGTGTGAGTTTGAAAAGCTCGCTCTGTGCAAGGTTTGCCCAGTCACAATCCATCTTTTTTCACCCCTTCAAGAAGGTGCCTAGACACGTCCCTCTGCTCGATTGGAGAAGTAAGCGTTGGTTTTGAACACTAGTTCAGAACAAAATTACGTCCTGAGTATTTTCTATTTGACTTTCAAACAGATGCACCATTCATTTTTAGACCTTTTATTCTGGTAAATCTGAATCTTGTTAAAGAAAGTTCTCTGTGGGATATGTGTTGCTTcttaaactgttttttaaaagtcATGCCGTGGTGGAATGACCAAAATCTCCCCATGAGGTCTTCAGTCAAAATTGTTTACTACCCAATAGATATTTACACAAAAACTCTCTTGTATGTAAACTGAATGCATTGCAGCCATGGAATATTCCTTCAACATGTCTTTTTGACTGCTTTTATCAGTACTGTTCAATAAATAATTGGTCCATTTTTCAATGCCCTGATTTAAGTACCTCCATATGTTAGTCTGGAAGATAAAGGGGTTTTATTTAAATTGATTTATCTTAAATTTAGTTCAAATAAACCAAattgggagaaagagcagctttGAGTGCTCTGAATCAAGCAGAGCCTATGTGGAAGACCCAGTGAAGACAGTTTCTAAACTGTAAAACGTAAAGGTGTTTTTTATCCAGTAATCAGTGAGCTTGAAATCAGGGCACTCCCTCCTTTGCAGCTCAGCAATAACAGTGGAAAACAATGGTGCTAATCccctttttaaattttcctttcaATATGAGATACAAAAATATCTAGTTCCCCACCATCATATTGAACTTCACCAATGAcagcaagtagtcctgtggcacctgaaagactaacaaatttattaagtcaagGCCTTTCCCTCCAAAGCTATAAATTTGTTATtccctcaggtgccacaggactgcttgtttttgaagttacagattaACATCGCTACCCTGCAGAAACTTCTTCAGTGGCCGCAGTTAGAACTGGTTCCCCATTGGCTGTTCATACAAAGCAACTTCAGTCTTTCACAATTCGTctgactgggggaaaaaaaggaagaaatacgTGAGGATGGGTGCTGAtctgtctgtcccctggctttGCAGCGCATTTCTTTTCCCAAGCTGTGCGTGTTAGGTGGAAGTGAATCACAGATATCTGGCTGGAGAAATCAAGGATGCAAAGTTAGGCGAAAGTGAAGTCCTGCTCGTTGCAGATTGGATTGTAATTCCTGGTAGGCCGTGTGCACCATCAACTCCACCAATGTAATTATGCTGATTGGGGGTCAGAGCCCCCGCTATATGGCCACAAAGCTATACTATCTGAGTGCTGAGATCCTGGAGTCGGCTAGGAACACTGTTCAGAACAAGAAGACTACTCAGAACTTTTCTTGCCACCTGCAGCTTGCCATCTGTAATGACTAGGAACTCAACCAGCTGCTGGGAAAAGTCACAATAGTAAAGGCAGTGTCCTGCCCAACATCTGGACTGTGCTGCTGCCTAAGAAAACCAAGAGGCATAAGCCCAAGTGCAATGCTGAGAAATAAACAGTTTCACTTTAAAACTAACTTAAAGGGTCTGTTCAGGGTCACCCATAAGGTCAAAAAAAGGGGTTGATTATTTCCAGAAAGCCAATTGGCACCCTAAGTATGAAATCTGCATCTTAAACTGTTATCTTAAcaaaagtaacaaaaaaaaaacattgacatGACCCGAGACAGCATTTCTCTGCCATTTTTCTATCAAGTTGGCACTGTTCCCTTTCCATGTACACTGATTAACTTGCCAAACTGTAAGTTCCATTCCATTCCCACATACTCTTGTGTACCTTGTGCAGGGAAAATAATGTCAAAAGGTGACATGAGAAATCTGAGATTTAATTAATAACAATTGTATTTTCTATGTATAATATGTAGCAGGAACTTGGGAGTCAGTACAACTCTCCTGCCTCATATCCAATTCTATCTTTTACAGGTTATTTGTAGTGAGATGCACAAGAGTAAAGGTCTTCAAGTGGATAATGAATGAAAGTCTATTAGAGAATCTTGGGGATGTAGGGACGGCATGATCCTGACTAATATAATCCGGTGCTAGTGATGTCTTTGAAGGAGATGGAAGTTTGCCACCATCATGCTTTTAGTAatgctggctggcagagccaTCTCAGGCATGGGGCACAGGACAACCACCTGTAGGCCATTCCCCTACCCTGGTCTGACCACTTGCCCAAAGACTCCTCTCCTGAATAGCACAAGATGGGGGAttatggggcagcagcagcggtTGGTTcctcaccccctgcactcacctcAGTGATGGGAGCCAAAGCAACCTGACAACCTCCTCCACCACTTCCCACTGCCCATCACCCAGCCCACTGCCCGCTGTTTCATCATCCATACCTTCCAGGTTTTGATTTCGTGCATCTGGTACGGAggtgcaaaatcgacctctcaggggtcgacagttgacccctgtactcctccttatCATGAGGGGTGACGGTCCTGGGAGGAACTCTTccatcagcctccctcagtgaagacagccaggtaagtggaTTTCGgaaaagtcgattttagctatgcactTGCCttagttagaattgtgtatctgcaactgacttattttcctagtgtagacatggccaaagagccCTCAGCCAACTCCCTCCTAGTCCCCCTTCTCCTTCAGTGGCCCTGGTGCCTATCCTCAGGCCTCTGGGAGAAAGATAcattcagggttttgttttggtgCCTTGTAGGCCTTCCATTCCCATTGGTGGCTGCACTTTGGGGGGGGATCTATTTCTGCATCACTGGCACACAAGAATAGCAGGGGTCTTTCCAGTGGATGGAATGTCCTGGGTGCATGGCTGAGGGAATCTGATCCTaaactggggagagggagagagaaagaaagaaagaaagaaaggtgggCTCTATTTCAGAGAAGTTGGCAGGTTTTGGCAGGGGTCTCATTACCCAGCTATAGTTGTGGATTGGCAGATTTACTGCCGTTGTGTCCTTATGGGTCTTTGCCTccattgatgataaccagaaTGCTGCTTGTGCATGTCAGTGAGTGTGCGTgtaagtaagtgtgtgtgtgtgtgtgtgtgtgtgtgtgtgttcaatgaAGCAGGCCCACTGACTACAGCCGAGGCTTCCCAAAAACCACAGACCAGGTAAGGATCGAAGGCACCCAGCCAGGATTTATTGCtaagcaaggtacaaataacagttgttTGGTATAGTATACTATCGTATACCCAGTACATATCCATCTGCTGCAGTGGACTGACACAAACAGTGGAAATTCCATTGCCCCCTAGGTCAAACAAAGATGTACCACCAGACATAACATTATATTCAGGTACAAACAAAGTGCATCTTTTGTATTGGAATAGTGATACTGGTATAAAGCACCTTCATACTGCTGTGCCTGCATCCTTTTAGGGAGATTGTACCAAATGACCTATATTTATAAAGCACAAGCAGTACAAGTTCCTAGTGTAAACAAATTCCTCTTCACCAACACTCatgtactttattttaaattaaaataagaaaGTCTCTTATTTAAGAGAAAAGAGAGATTGCCTACCCTCAAGAAAAATAACATTCAGATACTTGGCCCTCAGATACTGCGGTGATGGGCAATAACAGAAAAACCTACATACCTTAGCAACTGCTGAGGAGGAACTCAAGGGGCGACTGGTCCTGTGACCGCCCCCTTATGTGAGTCCTCCCATGCCATCCCTGCCTTTTTCTATCCCCCACCCTGCTTCCATGCCACCCTTTCTCCAGACTTCCTCCCATGAGTGATGTGACCCAGGggactggtggggggaagggaaactgGCACAGCTCTCAAGGCTCAGCCACCCTCACATAGGCCACCTGTGACAGTGAGGGGAAGTAGAGCAGCAACcaaaccccagcctgctctcctCCACTGGGTCCAAGCTGCAGCCATTCACTTCCTGCTGCCAGTGTGTGTCGGGGGTGGAAAGccaccccttctcccaagccCCCTCTTCCACAtgacatggctgggagctggggaagccgAGCAGCCCGGGCTGGGTTACATCACTTCTGCTAAAGTGTGGGATCCAAGGTGGTTGGATGTCTGCTGCCCTCTTGCCCTGCCTGACATGGTGTTGggtacgggggtgggggtgcacatGACTGTTTGTTCTCCCCCACTGCATCTCCCCTGCCCAGGTAAATAGCTCCTGTATTTAATGTGGACTAAGCAGGGATGATGAGTGAGCAGGGCACATAGGGGGCCACTAGCAACATGACCCCCTCCATGTGGAAAAGGGCCAGAACT contains:
- the LOC142007333 gene encoding histone H4; its protein translation is MSGRGKGGKGLGKGGAKRHRKVLRDNIHGITKPAIRRLARRGSVKRISGLIYEETRGVLKVFLENVICDSVTYTEHAKCKTVTAMDLVYALKRQGRTLYGFGG